A genomic segment from Chanos chanos chromosome 2, fChaCha1.1, whole genome shotgun sequence encodes:
- the zgc:162297 gene encoding uncharacterized protein F13E9.13, mitochondrial has product MKFVNLFGRLKANIIGMIHVRALPGTPLCKATVPEITEEACREAEIYHQAGLDGLIIENMHDVPYTFNVGPEVCASMTAVCAAVRGMYPSLPLGIQILSAANQAALAVALASGLDFIRAEGFVFSHVADEGLLNACAGDLLRYRKRIGAENVQVFTDIKKKHSAHSLTSDVSVAETARAAEFFLSDGLIVTGTATGVQTDPAELREVAQSVRIPVLIGSGVTHDNLEHYLDANAMIIGSHFKKGGYWANGVDPERVKKFMGKLHELRK; this is encoded by the exons ATGAAGTTTGTGAATCTCTTTGGACGTTTGAAAGCTAACATTATTGGCATGATTCACGTTCGAGCCTTGCCGG GCACCCCACTGTGCAAGGCAACTGTTCCCGAGATTACCGAGGAGGCATGCCGAGAAGCGGAAATTTACCACCAAGCAGGACTT GACGGTTTGATCATTGAGAACATGCATGACGTTCCTTACACTTTTAACGTGGGCCCAGAAGTGTGTGCTTCgatgacagctgtgtgtgctgCAGTGAGAGGCATGtatccctccctcccccttgGAATCCAGATCCTGTCTGCTGCTAACCAGGCTGCTTTGGCTGTTGCTCTTGCTTCAG GGCTTGATTTTATCCGTGCTGAGGGTTTTGTCTTCTCTCACGTTGCTGATGAGGGTTTGTTAAATGCATGTGCTGGAGATCTCTTGCGATATCGGAAACGGATCGGAGCGGAAAACGTGCAGGTTTTTACGGACATTAAAAAGAAGCACAG TGCTCACTCCCTGACCTCTGACGTGAGTGTAGCTGAGACAGCCAGAGCAGCTGAGTTCTTCCTCTCTGACGGGCTCATAGTGACTGGAACCGCCACCGGAGTCCAAACAGACCCGGCAGAACTCAGAG AAGTGGCACAGTCTGTAAGAATTCCAGTTTTGATTGGCTCAGGAGTGACTCATGACAACTTGGAACATTACCTTGATGCTAATGCAATGATCATTGGCTCTCATTTTAAGAAAGGAGGCTACTGGGCCAATGGCGTGGATCCAGAAAGGGTGAAGAAGTTCATGGGAAAACTACATGAACTCAGGAAATGA
- the si:ch211-260e23.9 gene encoding tumor protein p53-inducible nuclear protein 1, translating into MIGKIFAHLLGNMEGGELTDTNAVENENCEDLLEFEDGEWVIINVHDNRSFTSVEVDPLENLLIEHPSMSVYQMRHQGNEEEDLSSDEEEVDSNRPVSVRRHVSWRLAAWGIPVPCSDHLLSAQRARVNADRRKLTRCALHRQNLSKIRHLPSERRYGHYKQPSQRLYNY; encoded by the exons ATGATTGGAAAAATATTTGCGCATCTCCTTGGCAACATGGAGGGGGGAGAACTTACTGACACCAATGCTGTTGAGAATGAGAACTGTGAGGATCTCCTTGAGTTTGAGGATGGGGAATGGGTCATAATTAATGTTCATG ACAACCGTTCCTTTACCTCTGTAGAGGTGGACCCACTGGAGAACCTGCTGATTGAACACCCCAGTATGTCTGTCTACCAGATGCGTCATCAGGGAAATGAGGAGGAAGACCTCAGCTCAGATGAGGAAGAGGTTGACTCTAACAG GCCCGTGTCAGTCAGACGGCATGTGTCTTGGAGACTGGCCGCATGGGGCATCCCTGTGCCATGCAGTGATCACCTGCTCTCTGCACAGCGTGCCAGAGTCAACGCAGATCGCAGAAAACTGACCCGCTGTGCCCTCCACAGGCAAAACCTGTCCAAAATACGCCATTTGCCCTCTGAACGCCGTTATGGTCACTACAAACAGCCAAGCCAACGTCTTTACAACTACTGA
- the ccne1 gene encoding G1/S-specific cyclin-E1 — MPRKGLKPELNIPANEVPKESTARSRKRKADVAIHLQDPDEEVTEMTRKRQCASQACWNPDTGYTSPCRRIPTPDEVEEPVIISDVGFSTFTSIIYATPTRSSPLPTLCWASKDDVWNNLLKKDKAYHRNTRVMERHPNLQPKMRAILLDWLVEVCEVYKLHRETFYLAQDYFDRFMATQQNVVKTTLQLIGISALFVAAKMEEIYPPKVHQFAYVTDGACNEDEILSMEIIIMKELNWSLSPLTPVSWLNIYMQVAYLRECNEVLIPQYPQTTFVQITELLDLCILDIKSLEFSYSLLAASALFHFSSLELVMKVSGLKWDDLEECVRWMVPFAMSIREAGGSSLKAFKGIPAESAHNIQTHAPYLDWLRRVYSYQLVDVEQSQRSPVPSGVLTPPPSSEKPEASIS; from the exons ATGCCAAGAAAAGG ACTAAAGCCAGAACTAAATATTCCGGCCAATGAAGTTCCCAAAGAAAGCACAGCGCGGtccaggaaaagaaaagcagatgtTGCTATT CACCTGCAAGATCCAGACGAGGAAGTCACAGAGATGACAAGAAAGAGACAATGTGCATCTCAG GCGTGCTGGAATCCAGACACAGGTTACACAAGCCCATGCAGGCGGATCCCTACGCCTGATGAAGTCGAGGAACCAGTTATCATAAGTGACGTTGGATTCTCCACGTTTACCTCAATCATTTATGCCACCCCAACTAGATCCTCCCCTCTCCCAACCTTGTG TTGGGCAAGTAAGGATGATGTGTGGAACAACTTGCTTAAGAAGGACAAAGCTTATCATCGAAATACTCGTGTCATGGAACGACACCCAAACTTACAGCCGAAAATGAGAGCCATTCTCCTGGATTGGCTTGTGGAG GTATGTGAGGTTTATAAgctgcacagagaaacattcTACCTGGCCCAAGATTACTTTGACCGCTTCATGGCCACACAACAGAATGTCGTTAAAACAACGTTGCAGTTAATTGGCATTTCTGCACTTTTTGTGGCTGCCAAAATGGAG GAAATCTACCCTCCTAAAGTGCACCAGTTTGCCTACGTAACGGACGGTGCCTGCAATGAGGATGAGATTCTCAGTATGGAGATAATAATTATGAAG gAGCTGAACTGGAGTTTAAGTCCTCTGACCCCTGTCTCCTGGCTGAATATCTATATGCAGGTGGCCTACCTTAGGGAATGCAATGAGGTTCTCATTCCCCAGTATCCACAAACCACATTTGTCCAGATCACAGAG CTGTTGGATCTGTGCATCTTGGATATTAAAAGTCTGGAGTTCTCCTACAGTCTGCTGGCAGcctctgctctgtttcactTCTCTTCACTGGAGCTGGTGATGAAAGTCTCAG GGCTTAAATGGGATGAtttggaggagtgtgtgaggtggatGGTGCCATTTGCCATGTCTATCAGGGAAGCAGGAGGTTCATCTCTCAAGGCCTTTAAGGGAATCCCAGCTGAGAGTGCCCACAATATCCAAACCCATGCACCCTACCTGGACTGGCTG agGAGAGTTTATTCCTATCAGCTGGTAGATGTGGAACAAAGCCAAAGGTCTCCAGTTCCTTCAGGGGTGCTTACGCCACCACCTAGCAGTGAGAAACCAGAGGCCAGCATTTCCTAA